The following is a genomic window from Desulfitobacterium chlororespirans DSM 11544.
ATGAAACGGGCAGTTTTCAGTCTATTGAATGGAGCTATCTACTTATTGTTACGATTATCATTCTTTCCTTTATCCTGCCGAACATCATCATTATAGGGCAAAATGTTTTTCACACACAGCAGATTGCAAGTTATGGGATTCAAAAAGTCGCTGAGCATGGGCAAATGAACAGCACGATTGCCAATGATTTAAAATCGAAGTTTGCAACCTACGGAATAGGTGACTATGAAATTTATGGAAGCCCCTCGAGTGAGTTTGTTCCCTACGGGCAGCCGGTTGAGGTCAATCTGGTAACCACTATTCATTTAATGCAAATGCCAGATATTCTGAGTTTCATTCCTAGTAAGCTGAAGGTTATTGTTAAGAAGGTTGATGCCTCAACGGTTTATGTACGGAGCTAAGTTTGAAAGGAGAATGATTTATGAAAAGAAAGGCCCAAGCAAGTCGATTGTCATTATTTTTGATAGTCTTTCTATTGATTAATGTAATCGTTCCGTTGGTAAATGTACCTATAGCTAAGGCAGCCGAGGAGCCGATATCATGGATGAAGAGTAATATGTGGTCCGGAGGGCCGGCATCTGCCATCAATGCTGTAACAACTCTCCAGAATGGTAATGTGTTACTTGGAGGGGCAAATGGCAACTGGCAGACCCTGACACCAACCGGTGAAAATGTAACCAATGGGGCATGGTCGGGAGGGACAAATGACATCAATGCAGCTACAACCCTCAAAAATGGCGATGTTTTTCTTGGAGGAGAAAATGGCAACTGGCAGATCCTAACACCAGCAGGTAAAAATGTAATCAATGGGAATAGTGGAACATCTCACATCTATGCTGTCACAACTCTCGAAAATGGCAATGTATTCATTGGAGGGTATTGTGGCAGATGGCAGATTATTACACCAACAGGTGAGAATGTAGCCAGTGGGACATGGCCCGGAGGGACATCTCACATTTATGCTGTCACAACTCTCCAGAATGGCAATGTTTTTTTTGGAGGGGCTAATGGCTACTGGCAGACCCTGACACCAACCGGTGAGAATGTAACCAATGGGAATATGGGAACATCTCACATTTATGCTGTAACAACTCTCCAGAATGGTAATGTGTTACTTGGAGGGAAAAATGGCAACTGGCAGATCCTGACACCAGCAGGTGAGAATGTAACGAATGGGACATGGTCGGGAGGGACAAATGACATCAATGCTGTCACAACTCTCGGTAACGGTAATATTTTCCTTGGAGGGGCAGGTGGTAAGTGGCAAATTGTGACGTTTGTTGGTGGAAATGTATCAAATGGCGTTTGGTTCGGAGGAGTTGAGATCAAATTTATCACAACTCTACAAAATGATAATATAATCTTTGGTGGAGTCGACGGCAAATACCAAATTACAAAAACAACAAGTGAGTCAATAGGTGCATGGTCCGGAGGGGTGATGTCTACCATCAATGCTGCCACAACCCTCGAAAATGGCAATGTATTCATTGGAGGGAACAGCGGCAGATGGCAGGTCCTGACACCAACGGGTGAGAATATAGCCAGTGGGACATGGCCCGGAGGGACATATGGCATCAATGCTGCTACAGCTCTCGAAAATGGTAATATGTTACTTGTGGGAAGTAGTGGTAAATGGCAGATCATGACACTAATTGGTGAGAGTATAGCTGGTGGGACATGGCCTGGAGGGTCGACGTCTACCCTCTATACTGCCACAGTTCTCGAAAATGGCAATGTGTATATTGGAGGAGGCAAAGGAATCTGGCAGATACTGACACCAACTGGTAAGAATGTAGCTAGTGGGACATGGCCCGGAGGGGCATCTGCCATCAATGTTGCCATAACTCTCGAAAATAATAATGTGTTACTTGGAGGGGCAAATGGCAACTGGCAGACCCTGACACCAACCGGTGAAAATGTAGCCAGTGGGACATGGCCTGGAGGGACAAATGACATCAATGCAGCTACAACTCTCAAAAATGGCGATATTTTCCTTGGAGGGGATAAGGGCAACTGGCAGATCCTGACACCAACGGGCGAAAATAAATTAAATGGAGTATGGTATGCGGGATCGGCACTTCACATCAATACTGCTACAACTCTTTCAAATGGCAATATATTTTTGGGAGGAGATAGTGGTAATTGGCAGGTCCTGACACCAACAGGTGAGAGTGTAGCCAGTGGGGCATGGCCTGGAGGGACAGCTAACATCAATGCTGTCACAACTCTCCAAAACGGTGATGTTTTTCTTGGAGGAGCTAATGCTATTTGGGCTTTATACGGAGATAGTTTTAGTTCTAGTTATATAGGTGTTACTGGAATCGCACTTGCTCCATCGACAATAGAGCTAGAAATAGATGAAACCCAACAATTAACTCCAACAATAACTCCAGCGGATGCAAGCAACAGAAATGTATCGTATTCAAGCAGCAATCCCAGCGTAGCAAC
Proteins encoded in this region:
- a CDS encoding InlB B-repeat-containing protein, which encodes MKRKAQASRLSLFLIVFLLINVIVPLVNVPIAKAAEEPISWMKSNMWSGGPASAINAVTTLQNGNVLLGGANGNWQTLTPTGENVTNGAWSGGTNDINAATTLKNGDVFLGGENGNWQILTPAGKNVINGNSGTSHIYAVTTLENGNVFIGGYCGRWQIITPTGENVASGTWPGGTSHIYAVTTLQNGNVFFGGANGYWQTLTPTGENVTNGNMGTSHIYAVTTLQNGNVLLGGKNGNWQILTPAGENVTNGTWSGGTNDINAVTTLGNGNIFLGGAGGKWQIVTFVGGNVSNGVWFGGVEIKFITTLQNDNIIFGGVDGKYQITKTTSESIGAWSGGVMSTINAATTLENGNVFIGGNSGRWQVLTPTGENIASGTWPGGTYGINAATALENGNMLLVGSSGKWQIMTLIGESIAGGTWPGGSTSTLYTATVLENGNVYIGGGKGIWQILTPTGKNVASGTWPGGASAINVAITLENNNVLLGGANGNWQTLTPTGENVASGTWPGGTNDINAATTLKNGDIFLGGDKGNWQILTPTGENKLNGVWYAGSALHINTATTLSNGNIFLGGDSGNWQVLTPTGESVASGAWPGGTANINAVTTLQNGDVFLGGANAIWALYGDSFSSSYIGVTGIALAPSTIELEIDETQQLTPTITPADASNRNVSYSSSNPSVATVSTSGLVEAVGNGTTTIVVTTQDGNFTASCMVTVGGSIPTSYSITVNKNGNGTVTGGGIYNPGDTVTLTATPDPEYSFVKWVEGGTTLSTDPSLTFTATSNRTITAQFVKNGYIVKVEVSTGGTATGGGTFGINTQATVVATPKSGYAFLNWTNSDGTIILSTDPSYTFSVTQNITLKANFTSTTNIPTNISWEKTQYGTYRVTWQGPSLASVTLQNGAAIAYKANGFLNAAVFASSISSGSYEIFVSGIGSGVMLTASNSTSVPGEGESPDTKNPTDVTFEKTQYGTYQVKWKGNAKAAVELKQSGVTAYKANGSLNKAVFQATTAPGDYDLFIDGVEVQTVTIETENKPDQPTNPGANNPTDVTFEKTQYGTYQVKWKGNAKAAVE